CTATCTGTCCGACCCTGCCGTGAACGACAAACAAGAGTTTAACATCAACTGTCCGATTTTTGAGAAAAGCTATGTTTTGGGTTGCTACTCTCAGCAGCGCATATATATTCTCGAGGTAGAGCGGCAAGAGCTTGAGGGCATTATGGAGGTAACGGCGGCGCACGAGATGCTACACGCCGCCTATGATCGGTTAAGTACGCGAGAACGTGATCGCGTGGTTGAGCAACTAGAAGCGGCCTATGCTGATATCGACAACGATAAGTTACGGAGCTTAATTCGCAGTTATGAGGAGACAGGGGGTGAGAGTGTTCGTCAAAACGAATTACATTCAATTATGGCGACTCAGGTCATCGAGTTGCCAAATGAGATAGAGACTTACTACGGTCAGTATTTCAGTGATCGTCAGGCAGTAGCCGAAATCTACGCCGAGTACGAAGGTGTATTTAGCGAATTGAATCGTGATATAGATCGCCTGCAAGCCGAAGTCACCGCAGTGCGGGATCAGTTGGCCAGTTTGGAAGACCAGATTGTGACTACTCGAGCTGAAGTTGATGGGCTAAATCGCGAGATGAGTCGGTTGGAGGACGAAGGCGAGATTGCGGCCTACAACCAGCTCGTCCCCCGGCAAAACGCCGCGGTTGATCGTTATAACGGCTATGTCGATCAGTATCGCGGACTAGTCAGTCGGCATAACCAGTTAGTCGATGGGCTTAACCGTACCGTGTTGTTGCAAAAGGATCTAGTCAACAGCTTGGATAGCAAGTTCGAGTCGCTGTAGGAACTTAGGGGTATGGGGTAGATGCTACTCGTGGTCAGCAGCCTACTTAATACTGTATAACAAATACTCTATACTGATCTTATATGGCTAAAACGATATTCGTCTGTCAGGAGTGCGGCACTACTGCTCCGCGGTGGAGTGGTAAGTGTAGTGGTTGCGGAAACTGGAACACTTTAATCGAGGAAGTAAAGAGTGGTGGCTCTAGGGCGGGTAGTTCCGTTAGTGCGCGCGCAACGCAGAAGTTAGCTGATATCCCGGACACACAAGCCGTCGGTCGACTCGATACTCAAGTTACAGAGTTAAACAAGGTTTTCGGTGGCGGGATTGTACCCGGCAGCATCACTTTACTGGCGGGAGAGCCGGGAGTGGGCAAGTCGACTCTGCTACTGCAGTTAGCGGCTAATCTCGCTGTCAACCATAAGGTGCTCTACGTTAGTGGTGAGGAGTCACTACAACAGATTAAGCTTCGAGCTGAACGGCTTAAGCTGCGGGAGGTTAAGCTTGAGCTACTGGCCGAGATCGATATCGATACTATCGCCGCTACACTGAAGCACGGCCAGTATGATTTCGTTGTAATCGATTCGGTTCAGACCATGCAGACCAGTGAGTTGAGTGCTAGCGCCGGTACCGTGAGTCAGATTACGGCCAGTACCCATCGTCTACAGAGTGTGGCCAAGGCCAGTCAGACCGCTGTACTAGTAGTTGGCCACGTGACCAAAGAAGGTAACATCGCCGGCCCGAAAATTCTCGAGCATCTGGTAGATGTAGTGCTCTATCTCGAAGGTGAACGTTTTGGTAGCTTCAAACTACTGCGGGGGGTGAAGAATCGTTACGGCTCCACCCATGAGGTCGGTATCTTTGAGATGGAAGAAGGTGGGATGGTGCCGGTAGATAATCCTTCAGCCCGTTTTCTGCAGGAGCGTGCACCTGGAGATGGTTCAGTGGTCTTGGCTACGGTAGAAGGGACCCGGGCTTTACTGGTCGAGGTTCAGGCCTTAGTGAGTACTAGCCCTTTTGGTTACCCCAAACGTACGGCGGCTGGTTTTGATCTTAATCGACTCAATTTATTAATAGCGGTTTTAGGCCAGCGGGCCGGTATAAAACTCGCCGACAAGGATGTCTATATTAATATTGTTGGTGGTATGAAGCTGGTCGAGCCGGCCGCTGACCTAGCTGTCGCACTAGCGATTGCTTCAGCCGCTAAGCGCCAGCCGCTAGTTGATGGACTGGTGGTTTTCGGGGAGGTCGGACTTAATGGTGAGATTCGTTCAGTGAGTGACACCGCTAAACGAGTGAAAGAGGCGCGGAAATTGAAATTCAAATCTGCGCTAGCTCCATCTGGCACCAATGCAGAGTACATAGAGGCTGTGGTTACGCTCAAAGAGGCGATTAAACGAGGGCTAGTTTCTTAAGCGCCGCCACCAGCTTAGTCCACCACCACTCCCGCCATCACCTACCTCACTACAGCTACCACTCTCAGGACAGGTAATAGTAGCGGTATCGAACAAGCCATCGCGAATGACCACTGCTTCGAAGGTGTAGCTGCCGCTGCCACCTTCAGGAGTGTAACGGAAGATGTAAGCCCCACCAGAATTACCGTCGGCCGAGATGCCGGCTGTACTGCCGTTGTAGGTTAGTCTTACCTCGTCGGCCACCCCACCTTGGAGTGCGACCCGGATAGTAATCTCATCGTTATCGTATTCGGCGCTGGATTCACTCTCGTTGATTTGAGGTTGACTGTTGCAGTTATCTTCGCGTTCCGGTATCTCACCGCCACCGCGTATGTCCAGACGACTAGCTAAGGCTTGGACCGGGGGATTCCAGCGAGAGAAGGCTGGGTCTGCAGGTGGAATCTCAGCCCGTAGTCCGTAGCTGGTGATACGGGAGGTAAAATCCTCGTGCGCCGGACAGCTGTCGTTGATGCGGCGATTAGTAGCAGTGTTGACTAGAGCCGATTCTAGATCGCTCCCACCGCGGGGGGTATACCAGCTAGGAAAGATATCGGTAACAGTAGATGAGGAGTTATCACTGGCCCGATCCCCAGTGTAGCGATCTAGGGTGACGGTCTTTATGCCTTCCGGTCGTTCGAAGGGTTGGTTCGCTTGACCCTCCAGGGCAGTAGCCATAAAACGGGAGAAGATCGGTCCGGTCATGGTATCGGTCGGAGCGTGCATGGCCTCATTATCGTTATGTCCGACCCAGATACCGGTAACTAGACTCTTAGTGTAGCCCATGATCCAGCCGTCTTTAAAGTTATCGGTGGTTCCGGTCTTAGCCGCGACGGTGTGACCAGGAATGTTGAAGTAGGGAGAGTTAGCACCGAAGGTCGGAGCCCGCGCTGAATCATCGGAGAGGATGCTAGATATGAGGTAGGGGACCTGTGGGTCGAAGATACGTTCGCCTTCACTCTCCTCCCATTCTTCGATGATATTTCCGTCTGGGTCGGTGATCTTCAGTATCGTAACCTGCTCGTGGTGCAGACCACCGTTAGCGAACGTTTCATATGCGCTCACATGCTGATTAAGCTGCACTTCACCGGCCCCGAGAACTAAGCTGAGGCCATAGTTGCTTGGATCGCCTAAGGTGGTAATACCCATACGCTCCACTAGGTTGAGCGTATTCTCGATTCCGGCGATGTAGAGCATCTTAACGGCCGGGATGTTACGTGAACGCGCTAGGGCGGAGCGAATAGTCATATTGCCGGCGAAACCACCATCGTAGTTGTTAGGAATGTAGCCACCGCCAAAATCGGTGCGTACGTCGTACATGATGCTGCCTGGCCCCCAGTCTTTAGTCTCAGCAAAGGCTTGAGCGTAGGCGTAGGGCTTAAAGCTGGAACCGGGCTGGCGCTTAGCAGTAGCTGCGTTGTAGGCGCCATAGCCCGGTTCGGAGAAGTCGCGAGAGCCAACCATGGCTAATACTTGCCCATTATTTGGGTCTGAGGCTACAAGAGCGGCGTTGTTACCGCCGCCGGCCTCTACGGCTGCTATACCGGCCTCTACGGCTGCTTCAGCTTTATGTTGTAGGTCGAGATCGATCGTAGTGATGATTTGTAGTCCACCCTGGATTACTTCTTGAGCACCGTATTTTTCTTCCAACTGTTCTTGAGCCCGGATGACGAAGTGAGGTGCCTCGATATTTCGGAATGCATCTGGAGTCTCATTTACGTTTGCAAGCGTGTCGACTTCCTTAGCGGCGGCAGCTTCCTCCTCGGTGATATAGCCTTGTTCAGCCATTAAGTCGAGCACTATGTGCATTCTAAAAACTAGATCTTCGGTGTTCTGGCCGTAGGGTGAGTAATAGGTCGGTGCTTGGGGCAGGGCTGCTAGTAGTGCAGCCTCATCTAGGCTTAATTCGGCCGTATCTTTAGAGAAGTACATTTGTGAGGCGGCCTGAACACCGTAGGCTTGCGCTCCGTAACCGATCTCATTTAGGTATAGTTCGAGAATGTCGTCTTTCTCATAGAGCTGTTCGATTTGGATAGAAAGGATGAGCTCTTTAATCTTGCGGGTAATAGTCTGCTCTTTAGTTAGAAGTGCATTCTTGACGTACTGCTGGGTGATGGTAGAGCCCCCCTGCAAGCCGCCCCGATCGATACTTAGGACGTTGTAGATGGCGGCCCGGATAATGCCTAGTGAGCTGAAGGCCCCTTGGTTACGAAAGTTCTTATCCTCTACCGCGATAGTGGCGTCGGCGACGTAGGGACCCATGTCCTCTAGATCAATATAGGTACGATTTTGGTCACCATAGACCTCATATAGAACCTGCTCGCCGGTGCGGTCATAGAAACGAGTCGTTTGATCTAATTGTCGGGCATTAATCTGACCTGGACTGGGCAGGTCTTTAGCGAAGTAGAGGAACAGGCCGACGATAGCTAGTAAGATTATCCCAGTCGCCACCCC
Above is a genomic segment from Candidatus Saccharimonadales bacterium containing:
- a CDS encoding transglycosylase domain-containing protein produces the protein MTKLNRKLKQLFSNGTKQKGKKAKAAPRKRTAAHKSATPPDLWWRRWLWYLHPQRFRDWWFTRPGALAALKIAGVATGIILLAIVGLFLYFAKDLPSPGQINARQLDQTTRFYDRTGEQVLYEVYGDQNRTYIDLEDMGPYVADATIAVEDKNFRNQGAFSSLGIIRAAIYNVLSIDRGGLQGGSTITQQYVKNALLTKEQTITRKIKELILSIQIEQLYEKDDILELYLNEIGYGAQAYGVQAASQMYFSKDTAELSLDEAALLAALPQAPTYYSPYGQNTEDLVFRMHIVLDLMAEQGYITEEEAAAAKEVDTLANVNETPDAFRNIEAPHFVIRAQEQLEEKYGAQEVIQGGLQIITTIDLDLQHKAEAAVEAGIAAVEAGGGNNAALVASDPNNGQVLAMVGSRDFSEPGYGAYNAATAKRQPGSSFKPYAYAQAFAETKDWGPGSIMYDVRTDFGGGYIPNNYDGGFAGNMTIRSALARSRNIPAVKMLYIAGIENTLNLVERMGITTLGDPSNYGLSLVLGAGEVQLNQHVSAYETFANGGLHHEQVTILKITDPDGNIIEEWEESEGERIFDPQVPYLISSILSDDSARAPTFGANSPYFNIPGHTVAAKTGTTDNFKDGWIMGYTKSLVTGIWVGHNDNEAMHAPTDTMTGPIFSRFMATALEGQANQPFERPEGIKTVTLDRYTGDRASDNSSSTVTDIFPSWYTPRGGSDLESALVNTATNRRINDSCPAHEDFTSRITSYGLRAEIPPADPAFSRWNPPVQALASRLDIRGGGEIPEREDNCNSQPQINESESSAEYDNDEITIRVALQGGVADEVRLTYNGSTAGISADGNSGGAYIFRYTPEGGSGSYTFEAVVIRDGLFDTATITCPESGSCSEVGDGGSGGGLSWWRRLRN
- the radA gene encoding DNA repair protein RadA, which translates into the protein MAKTIFVCQECGTTAPRWSGKCSGCGNWNTLIEEVKSGGSRAGSSVSARATQKLADIPDTQAVGRLDTQVTELNKVFGGGIVPGSITLLAGEPGVGKSTLLLQLAANLAVNHKVLYVSGEESLQQIKLRAERLKLREVKLELLAEIDIDTIAATLKHGQYDFVVIDSVQTMQTSELSASAGTVSQITASTHRLQSVAKASQTAVLVVGHVTKEGNIAGPKILEHLVDVVLYLEGERFGSFKLLRGVKNRYGSTHEVGIFEMEEGGMVPVDNPSARFLQERAPGDGSVVLATVEGTRALLVEVQALVSTSPFGYPKRTAAGFDLNRLNLLIAVLGQRAGIKLADKDVYINIVGGMKLVEPAADLAVALAIASAAKRQPLVDGLVVFGEVGLNGEIRSVSDTAKRVKEARKLKFKSALAPSGTNAEYIEAVVTLKEAIKRGLVS